In Syngnathus acus chromosome 21, fSynAcu1.2, whole genome shotgun sequence, one genomic interval encodes:
- the LOC119115195 gene encoding protein lifeguard 3-like isoform X2, which translates to MTSKVDNPPAYEDALQDPKYEPTQLQHGSSDAPPPSYSPGMYPGPPSYWGQAGMWAAPGLSPSGMPTTIPTLSASITATNPREMEGFLSTQWESTSVRHAFIRKVYLILAAQLTVTFSVVAVFTFVEPVKMFVIRYPGIYWASLVVYFIVYCILICCKEPRRRFPWNLVLLGVFTVALSYMSGTISSYYETKAVLLAMGITALVCVTVTVFCFQTKVDFTSCGGFLCIAAILLVIIGMVTSIVLAFHYVPWLHMLYAAIGAIVYTLFLVYNTQLLIGNRELAISPEEYVYGALSLYIDIVHIFLFILQISGSATD; encoded by the exons ATGACATCTAAAGTGGATAATCCTCCAGCCTATGAAGATGCATTGCAAGATCCAAAGTACGAGCCCACCCAGCTGCAGCATGGTTCATCTGACGCGCCGCCTCCATCCTACAGCCCTGGCATGTACCCCGGCCCTCCCAGCTACTGGGGCCAGGCCGGCATGTGGGCAGCGCCTGGCCTCTCTCCATCTGGGATGCCCACCACAATACCCACTCTGTCTGCCAGCATAACTGCAACCAACCCAA GAGAAATGGAGGGCTTTCTAAGCACGCAGTGGGAGAGTACATCTGTTCGACACGCTTTTATCAGAAAG GTGTATTTAATTTTAGCAGCTCAGCTCACTGTCACCTTTTCAGTTGTGGCCGTCTTTACATTTGT GGAGCCAGTCAAGATGTTTGTTATCAGGTATCCAGGAATCTACTGGGCATCTTT agTGGTTTACTTTATCGTTTACTGCATTCTCATATGCTGCAAAGAGCCAAG GAGGCGCTTTCCATGGAATCTGGTGTTGTTGGGAGTTTTT ACTGTTGCCCTATCTTATATGTCTGGAACAATTTCAAG CTATTACGAAACCAAAGCAGTCTTACTTGCCATGGGAATAACGGCCTTAGTTTGCGTAACTGTCACAGTCTTCTGCTTTCAAACCAAG GTTGACTTCACTTCCTGCGGCGGATTTCTCTGCATTGCCGCCATTCTGCTCGTCATCATCGGTATGGTGACATCTATCGTGCTCGCCTTCCACTAC GTGCCTTGGCTTCATATGCTCTATGCTGCCATTGGAGCAATCGTTTACACCTTG TTTTTAGTATACAACACGCAGCTTCTCATCGGAAACCGGGAGTTGGCGATAAGCCCGGAGGAGTACGTTTACGGAGCGCTGTCACTCTACATTGACATTGTTCATATTTTCCTCTTCATCCTTCAAATCAGTGGTTCAGCCACTGACTGA
- the LOC119115195 gene encoding protein lifeguard 3-like isoform X1 — MTSKVDNPPAYEDALQDPKYEPTQLQHGSSDAPPPSYSPGMYPGPPSYWGQAGMWAAPGLSPSGMPTTIPTLSASITATNPREMEGFLSTQWESTSVRHAFIRKVGLLIMRFILLDLKPVLVWQVYLILAAQLTVTFSVVAVFTFVEPVKMFVIRYPGIYWASLVVYFIVYCILICCKEPRRRFPWNLVLLGVFTVALSYMSGTISSYYETKAVLLAMGITALVCVTVTVFCFQTKVDFTSCGGFLCIAAILLVIIGMVTSIVLAFHYVPWLHMLYAAIGAIVYTLFLVYNTQLLIGNRELAISPEEYVYGALSLYIDIVHIFLFILQISGSATD, encoded by the exons ATGACATCTAAAGTGGATAATCCTCCAGCCTATGAAGATGCATTGCAAGATCCAAAGTACGAGCCCACCCAGCTGCAGCATGGTTCATCTGACGCGCCGCCTCCATCCTACAGCCCTGGCATGTACCCCGGCCCTCCCAGCTACTGGGGCCAGGCCGGCATGTGGGCAGCGCCTGGCCTCTCTCCATCTGGGATGCCCACCACAATACCCACTCTGTCTGCCAGCATAACTGCAACCAACCCAA GAGAAATGGAGGGCTTTCTAAGCACGCAGTGGGAGAGTACATCTGTTCGACACGCTTTTATCAGAAAGGTAGGGCTGCTCATCATGCGTTTCATCTTATTGGATCTAAAACCTGTGCTTGTTTGGCAGGTGTATTTAATTTTAGCAGCTCAGCTCACTGTCACCTTTTCAGTTGTGGCCGTCTTTACATTTGT GGAGCCAGTCAAGATGTTTGTTATCAGGTATCCAGGAATCTACTGGGCATCTTT agTGGTTTACTTTATCGTTTACTGCATTCTCATATGCTGCAAAGAGCCAAG GAGGCGCTTTCCATGGAATCTGGTGTTGTTGGGAGTTTTT ACTGTTGCCCTATCTTATATGTCTGGAACAATTTCAAG CTATTACGAAACCAAAGCAGTCTTACTTGCCATGGGAATAACGGCCTTAGTTTGCGTAACTGTCACAGTCTTCTGCTTTCAAACCAAG GTTGACTTCACTTCCTGCGGCGGATTTCTCTGCATTGCCGCCATTCTGCTCGTCATCATCGGTATGGTGACATCTATCGTGCTCGCCTTCCACTAC GTGCCTTGGCTTCATATGCTCTATGCTGCCATTGGAGCAATCGTTTACACCTTG TTTTTAGTATACAACACGCAGCTTCTCATCGGAAACCGGGAGTTGGCGATAAGCCCGGAGGAGTACGTTTACGGAGCGCTGTCACTCTACATTGACATTGTTCATATTTTCCTCTTCATCCTTCAAATCAGTGGTTCAGCCACTGACTGA